One Natrinema marinum genomic window carries:
- a CDS encoding tubulin/FtsZ family protein translates to MKLAMIGFGQAGGKIVDRFLDYDDRTNSGIVRAAIAVNSAKADLIGLDNIPQENRVLIGQARVKGHGVGADNELGAEVAEEDIDEVQNAIDSIPTHEVDAFLIVSGMGGGTGSGGAPVLAKHLKRIYTIPVYGLGVLPGTDEGGIYTLNAARSFQTFVREVDNLLVFDNDSWRQTGESVEGGYEQINEEIVRRFGILFGAGEVGDGQEVAESVVDSSEIINTLSGGGVSTVGFASEEVELNSGGGLLSRFTGDGSGAGDDNLDAANTTNRITSLVRKAALGRLTLPCEIEGTERALLVLSGPSEYLNRKGIERGRKWLEEETGSMEVRGGDFPRGEPEVSAAILLSGVTNVPRIKRLQQVAIEAQDNMDDIQRESEENLEELVEDDEDELEPLF, encoded by the coding sequence ATGAAGCTGGCGATGATCGGATTCGGACAGGCCGGTGGCAAAATCGTCGATCGATTCCTCGATTACGACGATCGGACGAACAGCGGAATCGTCCGGGCGGCGATCGCCGTCAACTCCGCGAAGGCGGACCTCATCGGTCTCGACAACATTCCACAGGAGAATCGCGTACTCATCGGCCAGGCCCGCGTAAAGGGCCACGGCGTGGGTGCTGACAACGAACTCGGCGCAGAAGTCGCCGAGGAGGACATCGACGAGGTGCAAAACGCCATCGACTCGATCCCGACCCACGAGGTCGACGCCTTCCTGATCGTCTCCGGGATGGGCGGCGGCACCGGGTCGGGCGGCGCGCCCGTCCTCGCGAAACACCTCAAACGGATCTACACGATCCCCGTCTACGGGCTCGGCGTCCTGCCGGGCACCGACGAAGGTGGGATCTACACGCTCAACGCGGCGCGATCGTTCCAGACGTTCGTCCGCGAGGTCGACAACCTGCTCGTCTTCGACAACGACTCCTGGCGACAGACCGGCGAGTCCGTCGAGGGCGGTTACGAGCAGATCAACGAGGAGATCGTCCGTCGATTCGGCATCCTCTTCGGTGCCGGCGAGGTCGGCGACGGCCAGGAAGTCGCCGAGAGCGTCGTCGACTCCTCGGAGATCATCAACACACTCTCCGGCGGCGGCGTCTCCACCGTCGGCTTCGCGAGCGAAGAGGTCGAACTCAACTCCGGCGGCGGCCTCCTCTCGCGGTTCACCGGCGACGGCAGCGGTGCCGGCGACGACAACCTCGACGCCGCGAACACCACCAACCGCATCACGAGCCTCGTCCGCAAGGCGGCGCTCGGCCGGCTCACCCTTCCCTGCGAGATCGAAGGGACCGAGCGCGCCCTGCTCGTCCTCTCCGGCCCCTCGGAGTATCTGAACCGGAAAGGCATCGAACGCGGGCGCAAGTGGCTCGAGGAGGAAACCGGTAGCATGGAGGTTCGCGGCGGCGACTTCCCGCGGGGCGAACCCGAAGTCTCCGCAGCAATCTTGCTGTCGGGCGTGACGAACGTCCCGCGGATCAAGCGCCTCCAGCAGGTCGCCATCGAAGCCCAGGACAACATGGACGACATCCAGCGGGAGAGCGAAGAGAACCTCGAGGAACTCGTCGAAGACGACGAAGACGAACTCGAGCCGCTCTTCTAG
- a CDS encoding complex I NDUFA9 subunit family protein produces the protein MKILVAGGTGFIGTTLCAELAARGHEVTALSRSPDAGDLPDGVDSAMGDVSAYDSIVDVVTGYDAVVNLVSLSPLYQPPKGKTHEEVHLGGTENLVRAAEAAGVGRFLQMSGLGADPNGTTAFLRAKGKAEDVVRDSSLAWTIVRPSVVFGDGAEFLEFTKRVTTPYVTGLPAGGKTRFQPIWVGDLAPMLAEALEDDDHAGETYELAGPEVLTLADVTKLAYAAEGKDVTIVPVPMGLSKVGLSAVGPVPFVPFGPDQARSLEVDNTVTDNDVTAFGRDPAELTTLGAYLGLEGDGARVRPTETA, from the coding sequence ATGAAGATCCTCGTCGCCGGCGGCACCGGCTTCATCGGGACGACCCTGTGTGCGGAACTGGCAGCGCGCGGCCACGAGGTGACGGCCCTCTCGCGATCCCCGGACGCCGGCGATCTGCCCGACGGCGTCGACTCCGCGATGGGCGACGTGAGCGCGTACGACTCGATCGTCGACGTCGTGACGGGCTACGACGCCGTCGTCAATCTCGTCTCGCTCTCGCCGCTCTACCAGCCCCCGAAGGGGAAGACCCACGAAGAAGTCCACCTCGGCGGCACCGAGAACCTCGTCCGGGCCGCTGAAGCAGCCGGCGTCGGCCGCTTCCTGCAGATGAGCGGGCTCGGAGCGGATCCGAACGGCACGACGGCATTCCTTCGCGCCAAGGGAAAAGCCGAGGACGTCGTCAGGGACTCGAGTCTGGCGTGGACGATCGTCCGCCCATCCGTGGTCTTCGGCGATGGGGCCGAGTTTCTCGAGTTCACGAAGCGGGTGACGACGCCGTACGTGACGGGGCTGCCCGCCGGCGGGAAGACCCGATTCCAGCCGATCTGGGTCGGCGATCTAGCCCCGATGCTCGCCGAGGCGCTCGAGGACGACGACCACGCGGGCGAGACGTACGAACTCGCCGGTCCGGAGGTGCTCACGCTCGCGGACGTGACGAAGCTGGCCTACGCGGCGGAGGGAAAGGACGTCACGATCGTCCCGGTTCCGATGGGACTGTCGAAAGTCGGGCTTTCGGCTGTCGGCCCGGTGCCGTTCGTCCCGTTCGGACCGGATCAGGCCCGCTCGCTCGAGGTCGATAACACCGTCACCGACAACGACGTGACCGCGTTCGGCCGCGATCCGGCGGAGTTGACGACCCTCGGCGCGTACCTCGGCCTCGAGGGGGACGGCGCTCGAGTGCGACCGACCGAAACGGCGTGA
- the tmk gene encoding dTMP kinase, whose amino-acid sequence MLVTLEGLDGSGKTTVWEALQERYPDAVFTREPTSDSWYGEAVYRSIEDDDADPLAELFLYTADHADHLSRVIEPALERGDLVISDRYSDSRFAYQGATLERSDRVDLADPLEYVVDLHRPFSIVPDLTIYLDLDPETAAARAGTTNKFERAEYLAAVRDNYERLLERDPDRFVRVDATQEPDAVLEAVTDALAAAD is encoded by the coding sequence ATGCTGGTCACGCTCGAGGGATTGGACGGCAGCGGGAAGACGACGGTCTGGGAGGCCCTCCAGGAACGGTATCCCGACGCCGTGTTCACGCGCGAGCCCACGAGCGACTCGTGGTACGGCGAGGCCGTCTACCGCTCGATCGAGGACGACGACGCCGACCCGCTGGCCGAACTCTTTCTGTACACCGCCGATCACGCCGACCACCTCTCGCGGGTGATCGAACCTGCCCTCGAGCGCGGCGACCTCGTGATCTCCGACCGCTATTCCGACTCCCGCTTTGCCTACCAAGGCGCGACCCTCGAGCGCTCGGATCGGGTCGACCTCGCGGACCCGCTCGAGTACGTCGTCGACCTTCACCGCCCGTTCTCGATCGTGCCGGACCTGACGATCTACCTTGATCTCGACCCCGAAACCGCCGCCGCTCGAGCGGGGACGACGAACAAGTTCGAACGCGCCGAGTACCTCGCCGCGGTTCGGGACAACTACGAGCGACTGCTCGAGCGCGACCCCGATCGGTTCGTCCGCGTCGACGCGACTCAGGAGCCGGACGCGGTGCTCGAGGCGGTGACCGACGCGCTGGCCGCGGCCGACTGA
- a CDS encoding Lrp/AsnC family transcriptional regulator, whose translation MVHAFIMVKTAAGKSEGLLADIGGLESVANAHIVAGNYDIIAEVDAPEVYDVLQTVSSSIQGLGGVTDTKTYIAMG comes from the coding sequence ATGGTCCACGCGTTCATCATGGTGAAGACGGCCGCCGGAAAATCCGAGGGGCTGCTCGCGGATATCGGCGGCCTCGAGTCGGTCGCCAACGCGCACATCGTCGCGGGCAACTACGACATCATCGCGGAGGTCGACGCCCCGGAGGTCTACGACGTGTTACAGACCGTCTCCTCGAGCATTCAGGGACTCGGCGGCGTCACCGACACGAAGACCTACATCGCCATGGGATAG
- a CDS encoding potassium channel family protein produces MRFVIIGAGRVGLRTARVLRDEDHEVTLVERDEPTIRRARNQDFAVVEGDGSHEDVLEAAGVSNADAVGALTGDLNVNFTACMIANHYGCRTVMRIDEAYREGIYRKYADQVDEVIYPERLGAIGAKNALLGGTIRAIADIAPYLQVVELTITDAAPVNGYTMGELHLPADATVLAFGKRGADLGIPDEDLSLEDGDRLVVLADFDVLSEVRQLLVGETPRKAAANAGSDARSGATELLAEHETDDTDDAETESDTGGVN; encoded by the coding sequence ATGCGGTTCGTGATTATCGGGGCGGGACGGGTTGGCCTGCGCACAGCACGCGTCTTGCGCGACGAAGACCACGAGGTGACGCTGGTCGAACGCGACGAACCGACGATCAGGCGCGCCCGCAATCAGGACTTCGCCGTCGTCGAGGGCGACGGCTCCCACGAGGACGTCCTCGAGGCGGCCGGCGTCTCGAACGCCGACGCCGTCGGGGCGCTGACGGGCGACCTGAACGTCAACTTCACCGCCTGCATGATCGCCAACCACTACGGCTGCCGGACGGTCATGCGGATCGACGAGGCCTACCGCGAGGGGATCTACCGCAAGTACGCCGACCAGGTCGACGAGGTGATCTACCCCGAGCGCCTCGGCGCGATCGGCGCGAAAAACGCCCTGCTCGGCGGCACGATCCGCGCTATCGCGGACATCGCCCCGTACCTGCAGGTCGTCGAGCTCACGATCACCGACGCCGCTCCCGTCAACGGCTACACGATGGGCGAACTGCACTTACCGGCCGACGCGACCGTCCTCGCCTTCGGGAAGCGCGGCGCGGACCTCGGCATCCCCGACGAAGACCTCTCGCTCGAGGACGGCGACCGACTCGTCGTCCTCGCGGACTTCGACGTGCTGAGCGAGGTGCGCCAGCTGTTGGTCGGCGAGACGCCGAGGAAAGCGGCTGCTAACGCGGGCTCGGACGCGCGCTCAGGCGCGACGGAACTGCTGGCGGAGCACGAAACCGACGATACGGACGACGCAGAGACGGAATCCGATACAGGAGGTGTCAACTGA
- a CDS encoding Lrp/AsnC family transcriptional regulator has translation MVTAFVMIKANTGEADRLRDSIESIDGVQSAHIVAGDVDLIAKAQVETPAAVKEIAATRIQAIEGVEDTQTYIAMD, from the coding sequence ATGGTTACAGCGTTCGTCATGATCAAAGCGAACACGGGCGAGGCGGACCGGCTCAGAGACAGCATCGAATCCATCGACGGCGTACAATCGGCCCACATCGTCGCCGGCGACGTGGATCTCATCGCGAAAGCCCAGGTCGAGACGCCGGCCGCGGTCAAGGAGATCGCCGCCACCCGTATCCAGGCGATCGAGGGCGTCGAGGACACCCAGACGTACATCGCGATGGACTAA
- a CDS encoding DUF5813 family protein — MTALPEPVERELESHDAFDRTDDGYELTTTVFETSIRADEAEGNRDGRFRVTVSLPTLDAAVADEVVAPVVEDGWFETLERRLEDTFGVAHTSTHDEPVVEREGDEVRVRLEYTAWDAAEGVADAKALVEFVEGTYAQGLIPGYEYRGPAATLLENAQNRGQQAADGDGSSGGMPL, encoded by the coding sequence ATGACTGCCCTTCCCGAGCCCGTCGAACGCGAACTCGAGTCCCACGACGCGTTCGACCGGACCGACGACGGCTACGAACTGACGACGACGGTCTTCGAGACGAGTATCAGGGCCGACGAGGCCGAGGGGAACCGCGACGGCCGGTTCCGCGTCACCGTTTCCCTCCCGACGCTCGACGCCGCCGTCGCGGACGAGGTCGTCGCCCCCGTCGTCGAGGACGGCTGGTTCGAGACCCTCGAGCGCCGCCTCGAGGACACCTTCGGCGTCGCACACACGAGCACCCACGACGAGCCCGTCGTCGAACGCGAGGGCGACGAGGTCCGGGTCCGCCTCGAGTACACCGCCTGGGACGCCGCCGAGGGCGTCGCCGACGCCAAAGCGCTCGTCGAGTTCGTCGAGGGGACCTACGCGCAAGGCCTCATCCCCGGCTACGAGTACCGCGGCCCGGCGGCGACGCTGCTCGAGAACGCCCAAAACCGCGGCCAGCAGGCCGCTGACGGTGACGGGAGCAGCGGGGGGATGCCGCTCTAA
- a CDS encoding DUF7522 family protein yields the protein MPTGILTEDATEQIVATCRTAIGDSLRSITYFTRDDFEQVYLREDLERDADLSTFIGHEWRGFKTTQTAYEGSELGAYDYTIRVFDNGFLIRVTNDSEGVFVTTDGLTVKDFEEVATALDTFLSEREIS from the coding sequence ATGCCAACCGGGATACTCACCGAGGACGCAACGGAGCAGATCGTCGCGACCTGTCGGACGGCCATCGGCGACAGTCTCCGCTCGATCACGTACTTCACGCGCGACGACTTCGAGCAGGTCTATCTCCGCGAGGACCTGGAGCGCGACGCCGACCTCTCGACGTTCATCGGCCACGAGTGGCGCGGGTTCAAGACCACCCAGACAGCCTACGAGGGGTCCGAACTCGGGGCGTACGACTACACGATCCGCGTGTTCGACAACGGCTTCCTCATCCGGGTCACGAACGACAGCGAGGGCGTCTTCGTCACCACGGACGGGCTCACGGTCAAAGACTTCGAAGAAGTCGCAACGGCGCTCGATACGTTCCTCAGCGAGCGCGAGATTTCGTAG
- a CDS encoding O-acetylhomoserine aminocarboxypropyltransferase/cysteine synthase family protein, whose translation MSDESDSDGHRFATNSVHAGQEPDPTTGARAPPIYQTTSYVFDDTDHAADLFGLKEFGNIYSRIMNPTNAMLEERIATLEGGVGALATASGMAAFDLATFILAEAGDNIVSSSSLYGGTYTYLTHTVEKRGIETTFVDTLDYDAYAEAIDDDTAFVHLETIGNPALVTPDIERIADIAHDHDVPLFVDNTFATPFLCRPLEHGADLVWNSTTKWIHGAGSTVGGILVDGGSFPWDEGDYPELTEPNPAYHGVNFHETFGEMAFAIAARTRGLRDLGNQQSPFDAWTTLQKLESLPLRMEKHCDNAMAVAEYLEDHEDVAWVNYPGLESHETHENAKEYLEGGYGGMITFGLEGGYDAAETVCNEVDLASLLANVGDAKTLIIHPASTTHQQLTEEEKLASGVTDDLVRLSVGIEDVDDVIADLDRAIEQA comes from the coding sequence ATGAGCGACGAATCCGATTCGGACGGACACCGCTTCGCCACGAACAGCGTCCACGCCGGTCAGGAGCCGGACCCGACGACGGGGGCCCGCGCGCCGCCGATCTACCAGACCACGTCCTACGTCTTCGACGACACGGACCACGCCGCGGACCTGTTCGGCTTGAAGGAGTTCGGGAACATCTACTCGCGGATCATGAACCCGACGAACGCCATGCTCGAGGAGCGCATCGCGACTCTCGAGGGCGGCGTCGGCGCGCTCGCGACCGCGTCGGGGATGGCCGCGTTCGATCTGGCGACGTTCATCCTCGCGGAGGCCGGCGACAACATCGTCTCCTCGTCGTCGCTGTACGGCGGGACCTACACCTACCTCACCCACACCGTCGAGAAGCGAGGCATCGAGACGACGTTCGTCGACACGCTCGACTACGACGCCTACGCGGAGGCCATCGACGACGATACCGCGTTCGTCCACCTCGAGACGATCGGCAACCCCGCGCTCGTCACCCCGGACATCGAGCGGATCGCCGACATCGCCCACGACCACGACGTCCCGCTGTTCGTCGACAACACCTTCGCCACGCCGTTCCTGTGCCGGCCGCTCGAGCACGGCGCGGACCTGGTCTGGAACTCGACGACCAAGTGGATCCACGGCGCGGGGTCGACGGTCGGCGGGATCCTCGTCGACGGCGGTTCCTTCCCGTGGGACGAGGGCGACTACCCCGAACTCACCGAGCCGAACCCGGCCTACCACGGCGTCAACTTCCACGAGACGTTCGGCGAGATGGCCTTCGCGATCGCCGCCCGCACCCGCGGCCTCCGCGACCTGGGCAACCAGCAGTCGCCGTTCGACGCCTGGACGACGCTCCAGAAACTCGAGTCGCTGCCCCTCCGGATGGAGAAACACTGCGACAATGCGATGGCCGTCGCGGAGTACTTAGAGGACCACGAGGACGTCGCCTGGGTCAACTACCCCGGCCTCGAGAGCCACGAGACCCACGAGAACGCCAAAGAGTACCTCGAGGGCGGCTACGGCGGCATGATCACGTTCGGCCTCGAGGGCGGCTACGACGCGGCCGAGACGGTCTGTAACGAGGTCGATCTGGCGAGTCTGCTGGCCAACGTCGGCGACGCGAAGACGCTGATCATCCACCCCGCGAGCACGACCCACCAGCAGCTCACCGAGGAGGAGAAGCTGGCAAGCGGCGTCACCGACGATCTAGTGCGCCTCTCGGTCGGCATCGAGGACGTCGACGACGTGATCGCGGACCTCGACCGGGCGATCGAGCAGGCCTGA
- a CDS encoding histidine kinase N-terminal 7TM domain-containing protein, which produces MGGIPWPAAGSILSGIGTLLLLWYLRRHRGKPGATWFLLALVAQALWCFSYGVSLFVFEPTLRWAFEVLTWIGIVWTGVPFLAFGLEYTGRGSLIRTPWFGALVLVPAITTVLVATNPLHEIVWSDFRIDPVFGAATVSYDPNAWAFFAIMIGTVFAAAGTLLLFDTVISYGPLYRTEALAVGLSTLPPGIALLTWLFGIGPVPQLNLSAILFLPHIALDAYAFVGGGMFTYSPSVRRRADQSAVEALESPLLAVDTDERIVDCNPAAESLFDLEAPDVLGASLERATGLTIDGGADTQVVTDTDRGERRELAVSTSTLRDGSDRVVGHTVLLQDITDQRRREQRLEILNRVLRHNLRNDLTAVRGYVGIAADHADDDLATMLESVHDDIDGVLETSEKARNFERAIESTEGSPSAFTARDAFDDIAADLEAETDGRIAIDVPDDLAVCVDRELFDLAFENLAENGLVHNDADEPRVTISFEHIESDRRVVFAVRDDGPGIPDHELAVLERGEETALEHGSGLGLWVASWCVTALGGELAFETAANGTTAIVRVPGVVEPSMTVGNEPSGAGQATDRLS; this is translated from the coding sequence ATGGGGGGAATTCCGTGGCCGGCGGCCGGGTCGATCCTCTCGGGGATCGGCACGCTCCTCTTGCTCTGGTATCTCCGTCGTCACCGCGGGAAGCCGGGAGCGACCTGGTTTCTGCTGGCGCTGGTGGCGCAGGCGCTGTGGTGTTTCTCATACGGCGTCTCGCTGTTCGTCTTCGAGCCGACGCTCAGGTGGGCCTTCGAGGTCCTGACGTGGATCGGCATCGTCTGGACCGGCGTCCCGTTTCTGGCCTTCGGCCTCGAGTACACCGGTCGTGGATCGCTTATTCGAACGCCGTGGTTCGGCGCGCTCGTCCTCGTTCCCGCGATCACGACGGTGTTGGTCGCGACGAACCCGCTCCACGAGATCGTTTGGAGCGACTTCCGTATCGACCCCGTTTTCGGGGCCGCGACGGTCTCCTACGACCCCAACGCGTGGGCGTTCTTCGCGATCATGATCGGGACCGTGTTCGCGGCCGCCGGGACGCTGCTGCTGTTCGATACGGTCATCAGCTACGGACCGCTCTATCGGACGGAAGCGCTCGCCGTCGGACTCAGTACGCTCCCGCCGGGCATCGCCTTGCTCACCTGGCTCTTCGGGATCGGACCGGTCCCGCAACTCAACCTCTCGGCGATCCTCTTTCTCCCGCATATCGCGCTCGACGCCTACGCGTTCGTCGGCGGCGGCATGTTCACGTACAGCCCCTCGGTCCGACGCAGAGCCGACCAGTCGGCCGTCGAAGCCCTCGAGAGCCCGCTGCTCGCCGTCGACACCGACGAGCGAATCGTCGACTGTAACCCCGCCGCCGAGTCCCTCTTCGACCTCGAAGCGCCGGACGTTCTCGGCGCGTCGCTCGAGCGAGCGACCGGTCTGACCATCGACGGCGGCGCCGACACGCAGGTAGTGACGGACACCGACCGCGGCGAGCGCCGCGAGCTCGCCGTCTCGACCTCGACACTGCGGGACGGCTCGGACCGGGTCGTCGGCCACACCGTCCTCCTGCAAGACATCACCGACCAGCGGCGACGCGAACAGCGCCTCGAGATCCTCAACCGCGTGCTGCGCCACAACCTCCGCAACGATCTGACCGCCGTTCGGGGCTACGTCGGTATCGCGGCCGACCACGCCGACGACGACCTCGCGACGATGCTCGAGTCGGTCCACGACGACATCGATGGCGTCCTCGAGACCAGCGAAAAGGCCCGAAACTTCGAACGAGCGATCGAGTCGACGGAGGGGTCACCGTCGGCGTTCACGGCCCGCGACGCGTTCGACGATATCGCGGCTGACCTCGAGGCGGAGACTGACGGCCGCATCGCGATCGACGTTCCCGACGACCTCGCGGTGTGCGTCGACCGGGAGCTGTTCGACCTCGCGTTCGAGAATCTCGCCGAGAACGGCCTCGTTCACAACGACGCCGACGAACCGCGTGTAACGATCAGCTTCGAGCACATCGAGAGCGACCGGCGCGTCGTCTTCGCCGTCCGTGACGACGGGCCTGGAATTCCGGACCACGAACTCGCCGTCCTCGAGCGCGGCGAGGAGACGGCGCTGGAACACGGCAGCGGCCTCGGGCTGTGGGTCGCCTCGTGGTGCGTAACGGCGCTCGGCGGCGAACTCGCGTTCGAGACGGCGGCAAACGGGACGACGGCAATCGTTCGCGTGCCCGGCGTCGTCGAGCCAAGTATGACGGTCGGGAACGAGCCCAGTGGCGCCGGCCAGGCGACCGACCGATTGTCGTGA
- the gpmI gene encoding 2,3-bisphosphoglycerate-independent phosphoglycerate mutase translates to MEAALIVLDGWGLGDGGRDAVEAADTPTFDRLADSGAYGTLEVAGRRVGLPEGQMGNSEVGHLNIGAGRVVYQEYTRISDSIADGSFRENDAINRAFDRARENDGRVHFVGLVSDGGVHADQEHLHALIELAADRDVEAVTHAITDGRDTSPTGGRDYLATLEDVIAEHGTGDVATVSGRYYAMDRDQNWERTKRAYDAIVARDAEWTADSAVDAVERSYERDVTDEFVEPTVIESEALRASDGERRSREQGQPALEDGDSVVWFNFRSDRARQLTRLLADIRPADWADEFETDPPDAEVVMMTQYDETFDLPVAYPPTQPEQVLGEVLADAGKTQLRIAESEKYAHVTYFLNGGREVEFDGERREIVESPDVPTYDQQPEMSAPEVTDAAIENIESDDPDVLVLNYANPDMVGHTGDYEAAIDAVEAVDEQLGRLVEALEAAGAHVLITADHGNADDMGTEADPHTAHTYNDVPLIYLASDGTDGGRTVREGGTLADIAPTLLKVIDLAQPPEMTGESLLE, encoded by the coding sequence ATGGAAGCTGCGCTGATCGTCCTCGACGGCTGGGGACTCGGTGACGGCGGCAGGGACGCGGTCGAAGCGGCCGACACGCCGACCTTCGACCGGCTCGCGGACTCCGGCGCGTACGGTACGCTCGAGGTGGCGGGCCGGCGCGTCGGGCTCCCTGAGGGCCAGATGGGCAACAGCGAGGTCGGCCACCTCAATATCGGAGCCGGCCGCGTCGTGTATCAGGAGTACACCCGCATCTCGGACTCGATCGCCGACGGCTCCTTCCGGGAGAACGACGCGATCAACCGGGCGTTCGACCGGGCACGGGAAAACGACGGTCGGGTCCACTTCGTCGGACTGGTCAGCGACGGCGGGGTCCACGCCGATCAGGAGCACCTCCACGCGCTGATCGAACTGGCGGCCGACCGCGACGTCGAGGCCGTCACCCACGCGATCACCGACGGTCGGGACACCTCACCGACCGGCGGCCGAGACTATCTCGCGACGCTCGAGGACGTGATCGCCGAGCACGGTACGGGTGACGTGGCGACGGTGTCGGGCCGGTACTACGCGATGGACCGCGACCAGAACTGGGAGCGGACGAAGCGGGCCTACGACGCCATCGTCGCTCGAGACGCGGAGTGGACCGCCGACTCGGCCGTCGACGCGGTCGAACGGTCCTACGAGCGCGACGTGACCGACGAGTTCGTCGAGCCGACGGTAATAGAGAGCGAGGCGCTACGCGCCTCGGACGGCGAACGGCGAAGCCGTGAGCAGGGCCAGCCCGCGCTCGAGGACGGCGATTCGGTCGTCTGGTTCAACTTCCGCTCGGACCGCGCGCGCCAGCTCACGCGGCTGCTCGCGGACATCCGCCCGGCGGACTGGGCCGACGAGTTCGAGACGGACCCGCCGGACGCCGAGGTCGTGATGATGACCCAGTACGACGAGACGTTCGACCTCCCCGTCGCGTACCCGCCGACCCAGCCCGAGCAGGTGTTAGGCGAGGTGCTGGCCGACGCGGGCAAGACCCAGCTGCGGATCGCCGAGTCCGAAAAGTACGCCCACGTCACCTACTTCCTGAACGGCGGCCGCGAGGTCGAGTTCGACGGCGAGCGCCGCGAAATCGTCGAGAGTCCCGACGTACCGACCTACGACCAGCAACCCGAGATGAGCGCGCCCGAAGTCACGGATGCGGCAATTGAGAACATCGAGTCCGACGATCCGGACGTGCTCGTGCTCAACTACGCCAACCCGGACATGGTCGGTCACACCGGCGACTACGAGGCCGCGATCGACGCCGTCGAGGCCGTCGACGAACAGCTGGGACGGCTCGTCGAGGCGCTCGAGGCCGCCGGCGCACACGTCCTGATCACCGCCGACCACGGCAACGCCGACGACATGGGGACCGAGGCGGACCCACACACGGCACACACCTACAACGACGTTCCCCTGATCTACCTCGCTTCGGACGGCACCGACGGCGGGCGAACCGTCCGCGAGGGCGGTACCCTGGCCGACATCGCGCCCACGCTGCTCAAGGTCATCGACCTCGCCCAGCCCCCCGAGATGACCGGCGAGTCGCTGCTCGAGTAG